The following are encoded together in the Nocardia sp. XZ_19_385 genome:
- a CDS encoding acyltransferase: protein MTSMWGAPLRSRWAGSRRRDPQQARFLTMASLRWVLANRAYTPWYLVRYYRLFKFKLTNPHIVLRGMVFLGKRVEIHATPELGRMEIGRWVHIGDGNAIRCHEGSLRIGDKVVFGKDNVVNTYLDIEIGESTLVADWCYICDFDHRMDDITMPIKDQGIVKSPVRIGPDTWIAAKVTVLRETRVGRGCVLGAHAVVKGDIPDYGIAVGAPAKVVKNRKAAWEAGAEERAKYLAALEDIERKKNGITQQA from the coding sequence GTGACGAGCATGTGGGGCGCACCGTTGCGCTCGCGGTGGGCGGGTTCGCGCCGCCGGGATCCGCAGCAGGCGCGATTTCTGACGATGGCCTCGCTGCGCTGGGTGCTCGCCAACCGCGCGTACACGCCGTGGTACCTGGTCCGGTACTACCGTCTGTTCAAGTTCAAGCTGACCAACCCGCACATCGTGTTGCGCGGCATGGTGTTCCTGGGCAAGCGCGTGGAAATCCACGCCACCCCGGAGCTGGGCCGGATGGAGATCGGCCGCTGGGTGCACATCGGTGACGGCAACGCCATCCGCTGCCATGAAGGCTCGCTGCGCATCGGCGACAAGGTGGTGTTCGGCAAGGACAACGTCGTCAACACCTACCTCGACATCGAGATCGGCGAATCCACCCTGGTCGCCGACTGGTGCTACATCTGCGATTTCGACCACCGGATGGACGACATCACCATGCCGATCAAGGATCAGGGCATCGTGAAGAGCCCGGTTCGCATCGGCCCGGACACCTGGATCGCCGCCAAGGTGACGGTGCTGCGCGAGACCCGCGTCGGCCGCGGTTGCGTGCTCGGCGCGCATGCGGTGGTCAAGGGGGATATCCCCGACTACGGCATCGCCGTCGGCGCCCCCGCCAAGGTCGTCAAGAACCGCAAGGCCGCCTGGGAGGCGGGCGCGGAGGAACGCGCCAAATACCTTGCCGCCCTGGAAGACATCGAGCGTAAGAAAAATGGCATCACCCAGCAGGCCTAG
- a CDS encoding glycoside hydrolase family 57 protein, with product MKDQVPGQFSLVLHSHLPWLAHHGRWPVGEEWLYQSWAATYLPVVEVLRTLAAEGRSHLLSLGITPVLAAQLDDPHCLSGMHHWLGNWQLRADEAAMAGNVALGRHEHRLAATALAEFEQHWRHGAAPVWRQLVDAETIELLGGPLAHPFQPLLDSRMRKFELAEGLADARHRWGHTPSGIWAPECGFTPGMEVEYDEAGVTHFMVDGPSLRGDSSLGRPVRDSDVVAFGRDLHVSYRVWSPKSGYPGHGAYRDFHHYDHATGLKPARVTGKTVAGPDKAPYDPELAATAVVRDADDFVQTVRERLLSESARIGRPALVVAAFDTELFGHWWHEGPQWLAQVLRKLPEAGVRVGTLADARANGYVGEPVQLADSSWGSGKDWRVWAGDQVRDLVELNADIVRLSLDTVDKMRAAETGPALRDPVADQLLREAILTVQSDWAFMVSKDSAAGYARERAHQHAHAVREIAAAVGAGQLAKAHQLAAGWGAADGLFPGLDARRLGRHAGSSSAEPGSASEGIT from the coding sequence GTGAAAGACCAAGTCCCGGGCCAGTTCTCGCTGGTGCTGCATTCCCATCTACCGTGGCTGGCCCATCACGGGCGGTGGCCGGTCGGCGAGGAATGGCTGTACCAATCCTGGGCCGCCACTTACCTTCCCGTCGTCGAGGTACTGAGAACCCTGGCCGCCGAGGGCCGTTCGCACCTGCTGAGTCTCGGGATCACCCCGGTGCTGGCGGCGCAGCTGGATGACCCGCACTGCCTCTCCGGCATGCACCACTGGCTGGGCAACTGGCAGCTGCGCGCCGACGAAGCCGCCATGGCGGGCAACGTCGCCCTGGGACGTCACGAACACCGGCTTGCCGCAACGGCTTTGGCGGAATTCGAGCAGCACTGGCGGCACGGGGCGGCGCCGGTGTGGCGGCAGCTCGTCGACGCCGAGACGATCGAGCTGCTCGGCGGGCCGCTGGCGCACCCGTTCCAGCCGCTGCTCGATTCCCGGATGCGCAAGTTCGAGCTGGCCGAGGGCCTGGCCGACGCCCGACATCGCTGGGGTCACACGCCCAGCGGAATCTGGGCGCCGGAGTGTGGTTTCACCCCCGGCATGGAGGTCGAATACGACGAAGCCGGTGTGACACATTTCATGGTCGACGGACCCTCCCTGCGCGGCGACAGCAGCCTCGGCCGGCCGGTTCGCGACTCCGATGTGGTCGCCTTCGGGCGGGATCTGCATGTCAGCTACCGGGTTTGGTCGCCGAAATCCGGCTACCCAGGCCACGGCGCCTACCGTGATTTCCATCACTATGATCACGCGACCGGACTCAAACCGGCGCGGGTGACCGGCAAGACCGTGGCAGGTCCGGACAAGGCTCCCTACGACCCCGAGCTCGCGGCCACGGCTGTGGTGCGCGATGCCGACGATTTCGTGCAGACCGTGCGCGAACGACTCCTCTCCGAGTCCGCGCGGATCGGGCGTCCGGCGCTGGTAGTGGCCGCTTTCGATACCGAATTGTTCGGGCACTGGTGGCACGAGGGGCCGCAGTGGCTGGCCCAGGTGCTGCGCAAACTGCCCGAAGCGGGCGTGCGGGTCGGCACCCTGGCCGATGCCCGGGCCAACGGCTATGTCGGGGAACCGGTACAGCTGGCCGACTCGTCCTGGGGCTCCGGCAAGGACTGGCGCGTGTGGGCCGGTGATCAAGTCCGTGACCTGGTCGAACTCAACGCGGACATCGTCCGGCTGAGCCTGGATACCGTCGACAAGATGCGGGCCGCCGAAACCGGTCCGGCGCTGCGGGATCCGGTCGCCGACCAGTTGCTGCGCGAAGCCATCCTCACCGTGCAGAGCGACTGGGCGTTCATGGTCTCCAAGGACTCCGCGGCCGGTTATGCCCGGGAACGCGCGCACCAGCATGCGCATGCCGTCCGGGAAATCGCGGCTGCCGTGGGCGCGGGCCAACTCGCCAAAGCGCACCAGTTGGCGGCAGGATGGGGTGCGGCCGACGGACTCTTCCCCGGACTGGATGCCAGACGACTCGGGAGACATGCGGGCAGCAGCTCTGCGGAACCAGGCTCCGCTTCAGAAGGAATTACATGA
- a CDS encoding PQQ-binding-like beta-propeller repeat protein, with product MRTRSRMHAMAVLAALGAMTVTSCGTDVDDIEVGSGSGWPAAHHDARNGGVTSVVGARKMALSWTRPVGGPIEEPVTLGPKGQMFLTTRTPNNCALLSLQMPTGRKRFCNQLGPNAISSPSVVDGAANVYAGDDGGVNSLNYLGQPRWRTPVAGVPVSVQFTGDGNLLTVTQSGQVDVLSRQTGARVVSTLQLLGEPDFLAHPDLTRPASGQGLEDCGTGGPYCPVANISAVDQASGRFYLTLWKPGAPTAALVAMRYHDNRIQQEWSAELLSEGSATSPTLSADGKTVYVGDNSNRLIAIDAADGRTKWVHNLEWAPRYGISVSNDGLIIPAGDDGYLVALRDKGETAEIAWERKDLVLRGTPVQAAGGIGYTTAAIGDGLNLITFDTKTGATEDSDPLPGAKGSTTGTSVGAEGEVVVATRIGEVFTFEPEQ from the coding sequence GTGCGTACGCGATCCCGGATGCATGCGATGGCCGTGCTCGCGGCCCTCGGCGCGATGACGGTGACCAGTTGCGGCACCGACGTCGACGACATCGAAGTCGGCTCGGGATCGGGTTGGCCCGCCGCCCACCACGACGCCCGCAACGGCGGCGTCACCTCCGTGGTCGGGGCCCGCAAAATGGCGCTGAGCTGGACTCGCCCCGTCGGCGGGCCGATCGAGGAGCCCGTCACCCTCGGCCCCAAGGGGCAGATGTTCCTCACCACCCGCACCCCGAACAACTGCGCGCTGCTCTCGCTGCAGATGCCCACCGGGCGCAAGCGGTTCTGTAACCAGCTGGGCCCCAACGCGATCAGCTCGCCCTCGGTGGTCGACGGCGCCGCCAATGTCTACGCCGGCGACGACGGCGGGGTGAACTCGCTCAACTATCTCGGCCAGCCGCGCTGGCGCACACCGGTTGCCGGTGTGCCGGTCTCGGTGCAGTTCACCGGCGACGGGAACCTGCTGACGGTCACCCAGTCCGGTCAGGTCGACGTGCTCAGCCGCCAGACCGGCGCGCGCGTCGTCTCCACGCTGCAGCTGCTCGGCGAGCCCGATTTCCTCGCGCATCCGGATCTGACCCGCCCGGCCTCCGGCCAGGGCCTCGAGGACTGCGGCACCGGCGGCCCGTACTGCCCGGTCGCCAACATCTCCGCCGTCGACCAAGCCAGCGGCCGCTTCTACCTGACGCTGTGGAAGCCCGGCGCGCCGACCGCCGCGCTGGTCGCGATGCGGTACCACGACAACCGGATTCAGCAGGAGTGGAGCGCGGAGCTGCTGTCCGAGGGCAGCGCCACCAGCCCCACCCTGTCCGCGGACGGCAAGACCGTCTACGTCGGCGACAACAGCAACCGGTTGATCGCGATCGACGCCGCGGACGGCCGCACCAAGTGGGTGCACAACCTGGAATGGGCGCCCCGGTACGGCATTTCGGTGTCCAACGACGGCTTGATCATTCCCGCCGGTGACGACGGTTACCTGGTGGCCCTGCGGGACAAGGGTGAGACCGCCGAGATCGCCTGGGAGCGTAAAGATCTCGTACTGCGTGGCACGCCGGTGCAGGCGGCGGGTGGGATCGGGTACACCACCGCAGCCATCGGCGACGGGCTCAACCTCATCACCTTCGATACCAAGACCGGTGCCACCGAGGACTCGGATCCGCTGCCCGGGGCCAAGGGCAGCACCACCGGAACTTCGGTCGGGGCCGAGGGCGAAGTTGTCGTGGCTACCCGGATCGGCGAAGTCTTCACCTTCGAACCGGAGCAGTGA
- a CDS encoding glycosyltransferase family 4 protein produces MKILMVSWEYPPVVVGGLGRHVHHLATELASAGHEVVVLSRRPSGTDSATHPTHSFVADGVLVVAVAEDPPSFDFGEDMLAWTLAMGHAMVRAGVALGKPGIGEGWTPDVVHAHDWLVAHPGIALAEYYDVPLVSTIHATEAGRHSGWVAGKVNKQVHSVEWWLTNESDALITCSTSMQDEVQRLYGPERIPMTVIRNGIDVGAWAFRPRAPRSGPPRLLYVGRLEYEKGVQDAIAALPRIRRAHPGTTLTIAGVGTQFEWLRERARVHRVARAVNFAGQLDHSELLGWLHGADAVVLPSRYEPFGIVALEAAAAGTPLITSTAGGLGEAVIDGVTGASFEPADVNGLVDAVCATLDDPAAAQSRAYAARDRLTADFSWDVVAAETAQVYHSAKRRVRNPLGRPVIVERPLPERDPNNPI; encoded by the coding sequence ATGAAAATCTTGATGGTGTCGTGGGAGTACCCGCCGGTCGTCGTCGGTGGGCTCGGTCGCCACGTGCATCACCTGGCTACCGAACTGGCCAGCGCCGGCCATGAGGTGGTCGTGCTCTCCCGCCGGCCCTCCGGCACCGACTCCGCGACCCACCCCACTCATTCCTTCGTCGCCGACGGCGTACTGGTGGTGGCGGTCGCGGAAGACCCGCCGTCCTTCGACTTCGGCGAAGACATGCTCGCCTGGACCCTGGCCATGGGCCACGCGATGGTGCGCGCCGGTGTCGCGCTCGGCAAGCCCGGCATCGGCGAGGGCTGGACCCCCGATGTGGTGCACGCCCACGACTGGCTGGTCGCGCACCCCGGTATCGCGCTGGCCGAGTACTACGACGTGCCGCTGGTCTCGACGATCCACGCCACCGAGGCCGGACGGCACAGCGGCTGGGTCGCGGGCAAGGTCAACAAGCAGGTCCATTCCGTCGAATGGTGGCTGACCAACGAATCCGACGCGCTGATCACCTGTTCGACCTCCATGCAGGACGAGGTGCAGCGGCTCTACGGTCCCGAGCGCATCCCGATGACGGTGATTCGCAACGGAATCGATGTGGGCGCCTGGGCTTTCCGGCCGCGCGCGCCCCGCAGCGGCCCGCCCCGGCTGCTCTACGTCGGCCGCCTCGAATACGAGAAGGGCGTCCAGGACGCGATCGCCGCGCTCCCTCGCATCCGCCGCGCACACCCGGGCACCACGCTGACGATCGCCGGTGTCGGCACCCAATTCGAATGGCTCCGCGAACGCGCCCGCGTGCACCGCGTCGCGCGCGCCGTGAACTTCGCCGGCCAGCTCGACCACTCCGAACTCCTCGGCTGGCTGCACGGCGCCGACGCCGTCGTGCTGCCCAGCCGCTACGAACCCTTCGGCATCGTCGCCCTCGAGGCCGCCGCCGCCGGCACCCCGCTGATCACCTCCACGGCAGGCGGTTTGGGTGAAGCGGTGATCGACGGCGTCACCGGCGCCTCCTTCGAACCCGCCGACGTCAACGGGCTCGTCGACGCCGTCTGCGCCACCCTGGACGACCCGGCCGCCGCGCAGTCCCGCGCCTACGCCGCGCGCGATCGCCTCACCGCGGACTTCTCCTGGGACGTGGTCGCGGCGGAAACCGCGCAGGTCTACCACTCGGCCAAGCGCCGCGTCCGCAATCCGCTCGGCCGCCCGGTCATCGTGGAACGCCCACTGCCGGAACGGGATCCGAACAACCCGATCTGA
- a CDS encoding class I SAM-dependent methyltransferase — MGYGFSRDDVAFLTSAAGTAALAEVDRLELTPATHLRDIGRVRRDHGALTAALIDTVRLRRKATAKLLDAGEWLFTDDALQQATPSLVARARAQRLAGRAVHDVTCSIGAELAELARVCSSVIGSDLDDVRLLMAAHNLAHSTTARLEPVAADQDSFPVSSANDGRTADDGRTADDGRTADDGRTADDGYAADGARMADGARIAEVAQPLAKRNVLVAKADALVPISRDTVVVADPARRADGRRTHDPAKLQPPLPDLLAAYAGRDIAVKCAPGLDFDSLDWAGEIEVVSLDGAVREACLWSPGLTEPGVTRRATVLSSSGDAVVLTDAEPDDIPEREPGDWIIDPDGAIVRAGLVRHYAAKHGLWQLDPQIAYLTGDRVPDGLRGFRIIDRLELREKSLRQELARRDCGALEILVRGVDVDPDALRKRLKLRGTQPYTLVLTRIGRTGTAFLCTAHRTSSSS; from the coding sequence GTGGGATACGGCTTCAGCCGCGACGACGTCGCCTTCCTGACCAGCGCGGCCGGTACCGCCGCGCTGGCGGAGGTGGACCGGCTGGAGCTCACCCCCGCGACGCACCTGCGCGACATCGGGCGGGTGCGCCGCGACCACGGGGCCCTTACTGCAGCGCTGATCGACACAGTTCGATTGCGCCGCAAGGCAACAGCGAAACTCCTCGATGCGGGGGAGTGGCTGTTCACCGATGACGCGCTGCAACAGGCCACACCGTCGCTGGTAGCGCGGGCCAGGGCGCAGCGCTTGGCCGGACGCGCCGTGCACGACGTAACCTGTTCCATCGGTGCAGAATTGGCCGAGCTGGCCCGCGTTTGCTCGTCGGTCATCGGCAGCGACCTCGACGATGTGCGGCTGTTGATGGCCGCCCACAACCTGGCCCATTCGACCACCGCGCGGCTGGAACCCGTCGCCGCTGACCAGGATTCGTTCCCTGTCAGCTCAGCTAACGACGGGCGCACGGCCGACGACGGGCGCACGGCCGACGACGGGCGCACGGCCGACGACGGGCGCACGGCCGACGACGGGTACGCGGCCGACGGTGCGCGCATGGCCGACGGTGCGCGCATCGCTGAGGTTGCGCAACCACTTGCCAAACGAAACGTGTTGGTGGCCAAAGCGGATGCGTTGGTCCCGATCAGCCGCGACACCGTTGTCGTTGCCGATCCGGCCCGCCGTGCCGACGGCCGCCGAACTCACGACCCGGCCAAGCTGCAACCTCCGCTGCCGGATCTCCTCGCCGCCTATGCTGGCCGCGATATCGCCGTAAAGTGCGCTCCGGGACTGGATTTCGACAGTCTGGACTGGGCGGGGGAGATCGAAGTGGTCTCGCTGGACGGGGCGGTCCGCGAAGCCTGTCTGTGGTCGCCTGGTCTCACCGAACCGGGCGTAACCCGCCGTGCCACCGTCTTGTCGTCCTCCGGCGATGCTGTCGTCCTGACCGACGCTGAGCCCGACGACATCCCGGAACGCGAACCCGGCGACTGGATCATCGATCCCGACGGCGCGATCGTCCGCGCGGGCCTGGTTCGCCATTACGCTGCGAAACATGGCCTCTGGCAACTGGATCCGCAGATCGCCTACCTCACCGGCGATCGCGTCCCCGACGGCCTGCGTGGCTTCCGCATCATCGATCGCCTCGAACTGCGCGAGAAATCGCTCCGCCAGGAATTGGCCCGCCGCGACTGCGGTGCCCTGGAAATCCTCGTCCGCGGCGTCGACGTCGACCCGGACGCCTTGCGTAAGCGCCTGAAACTCCGTGGCACCCAGCCCTACACGCTGGTGCTCACCCGAATCGGCCGCACCGGCACCGCATTCCTGTGCACCGCGCACCGGACGTCCTCGTCATCCTGA
- a CDS encoding bifunctional 2-polyprenyl-6-hydroxyphenol methylase/3-demethylubiquinol 3-O-methyltransferase UbiG: MSEAVIPAALSDDAADPAVEPLPLTGERTVPGIAEENYWFRRHEIVYARLLERCAGKTVLEAGSGEGYGADMIAGVAAKVIGLDYDTGAVEHVRARYPRVEMIQGNLADLPLEDASVDVVVNFQVIEHLWDQGQFLRECLRVLRPGGELLISTPNRITFSPGRDTPLNPFHTRELNAAELTELLVQAGFEVRVMTGVHHGPSLKELDAKHGGSFIDAQIERALAGEPWPAELTADVAGVTIDDFAIFPEDIDGSLDLLAIAVKPA; this comes from the coding sequence ATGAGCGAGGCTGTGATCCCTGCCGCACTATCGGACGATGCTGCGGACCCTGCTGTCGAACCGCTGCCGCTGACCGGCGAGCGCACCGTCCCCGGCATCGCCGAGGAGAACTACTGGTTCCGCAGGCACGAGATCGTCTACGCCCGCCTCCTGGAGCGTTGCGCCGGAAAGACCGTGCTGGAAGCCGGGTCCGGCGAGGGCTACGGCGCGGACATGATCGCCGGGGTCGCCGCCAAGGTGATCGGGCTGGACTACGACACCGGCGCCGTCGAGCACGTGCGGGCGCGCTACCCGCGGGTGGAGATGATCCAGGGCAACCTCGCCGACCTGCCACTGGAAGACGCCTCGGTCGATGTCGTGGTGAATTTCCAAGTGATCGAGCATCTTTGGGATCAGGGCCAGTTTCTGCGCGAGTGCCTGCGGGTGCTGCGGCCGGGCGGGGAGCTGCTGATCAGCACGCCGAACCGGATCACCTTCTCGCCGGGTCGCGATACGCCGCTGAATCCGTTCCACACCAGGGAACTCAACGCCGCCGAGCTCACCGAGCTGCTGGTGCAGGCCGGGTTCGAGGTGCGGGTGATGACCGGCGTGCACCACGGGCCGAGCCTGAAAGAGCTGGACGCCAAGCACGGTGGGTCGTTCATCGACGCGCAGATCGAGCGGGCGCTGGCCGGCGAGCCGTGGCCGGCCGAGCTGACCGCCGACGTCGCGGGCGTCACCATCGACGATTTCGCGATCTTCCCGGAGGACATCGACGGCAGCCTCGACCTGCTCGCCATCGCGGTGAAACCGGCGTGA
- a CDS encoding class I SAM-dependent methyltransferase, producing MTVRPDDPAPNPHATEAEVEAALKDTKLAQVLYHDWEAETYDDKWSISYDERCIEYARGRFDAAVGPAPLPYDKALELGCGTGFFLLNLMQGGVAKSGSVTDLSPGMVKVALRNAEHLGLDVDGRVADAETIPYEDDTFDLVCGHAVLHHIPDVELALKECLRVLKPGGRFVFAGEPTTIGNLYARRLGQATWKVTTEITKLPFLAGWRRPQTELDESSRAAALEAVVDLHTFDPRELEAMASSAGAVDVKATTEEFAAALWGWPVRTFEAAVPDEKLTMRYRLAQYKAWLALSKLDEKVLRHVVPRQFFYNAMITGVKPGTAAK from the coding sequence ATGACGGTACGCCCCGACGACCCCGCGCCGAACCCGCACGCCACCGAGGCCGAGGTCGAAGCAGCGCTCAAGGATACGAAGCTCGCCCAGGTCCTCTATCACGACTGGGAAGCCGAGACCTACGACGACAAATGGTCCATTTCCTATGACGAGCGCTGCATCGAATACGCCCGCGGCCGGTTCGACGCCGCGGTCGGCCCGGCTCCGCTGCCGTACGACAAGGCGCTCGAGCTGGGTTGCGGTACCGGTTTCTTCCTGCTGAACCTGATGCAGGGTGGCGTCGCCAAGTCCGGGTCGGTCACCGACCTGTCTCCGGGCATGGTCAAGGTCGCGCTGCGCAACGCCGAGCACCTGGGCCTGGACGTGGACGGCCGCGTCGCCGACGCCGAGACCATCCCGTACGAGGACGACACCTTCGACCTGGTCTGCGGCCACGCCGTACTGCACCACATCCCCGATGTGGAGCTAGCGCTCAAGGAGTGCCTGCGGGTGCTCAAGCCGGGCGGCCGCTTCGTGTTCGCGGGCGAACCGACCACCATCGGCAACCTCTACGCGCGCCGGCTCGGCCAGGCCACCTGGAAAGTCACCACCGAGATCACCAAGCTGCCGTTCCTGGCCGGTTGGCGGCGCCCGCAGACCGAGCTCGACGAGTCCTCGCGGGCCGCGGCGCTGGAGGCGGTCGTCGACCTGCACACCTTCGACCCGCGCGAGCTCGAAGCGATGGCCAGCTCGGCCGGTGCGGTCGATGTGAAGGCCACGACCGAAGAGTTCGCCGCCGCCCTGTGGGGCTGGCCGGTGCGCACCTTCGAAGCCGCGGTGCCCGACGAGAAGCTGACCATGCGCTACCGCCTGGCCCAGTACAAGGCCTGGCTGGCGCTCAGCAAGCTGGACGAGAAGGTGCTGCGCCATGTCGTGCCGCGCCAGTTCTTCTACAACGCGATGATCACCGGCGTGAAGCCGGGCACCGCGGCCAAGTAG
- a CDS encoding DUF1697 domain-containing protein, which produces MTGYAALLRGIAPSLPNMTNDKLRGVFEKLGFEKVASVLASGNIVFHSSETDVPALEQQIQQALKAELGIAGGTIIRSHKELRKLLDSDPFPGLTHGRGTYLTATFLKDSTPVPVQLPDQPDPLVQVVGFDKPARVFLSIVDNSDPGKTPDFMAWLDKTYGKDITTRTWLTVQRIVKKLEGLQ; this is translated from the coding sequence ATGACCGGATACGCGGCGCTGTTGCGCGGGATCGCGCCCAGCCTCCCGAACATGACCAACGACAAGCTGCGAGGCGTCTTCGAAAAGCTCGGCTTCGAGAAGGTGGCGTCGGTCCTGGCCAGCGGCAATATCGTGTTCCACAGCTCCGAGACCGACGTGCCCGCGCTGGAACAGCAGATTCAGCAGGCCCTCAAGGCCGAACTGGGCATCGCGGGCGGCACCATCATTCGCAGCCACAAGGAGCTGCGAAAGCTGTTGGACAGCGACCCTTTCCCCGGCCTCACCCACGGTCGCGGCACCTATCTCACCGCCACTTTCCTCAAGGACAGCACCCCGGTCCCCGTGCAGTTGCCCGACCAGCCCGACCCGCTGGTCCAGGTCGTCGGCTTCGACAAGCCCGCGCGCGTCTTCCTCTCGATCGTCGACAACAGCGACCCCGGCAAGACTCCGGACTTCATGGCCTGGCTGGACAAGACCTACGGCAAGGACATCACCACCCGCACCTGGCTCACCGTCCAGCGCATCGTCAAGAAGCTGGAGGGCCTGCAGTAG
- a CDS encoding enoyl-CoA hydratase-related protein: MAEFVTLELPADDAARGVAVLRMNRPPMNRVSVQLVREVAAAAAAVAADPRVAALVVYGDERVFSAGDELAELSELSPAQAAAMAADVQAGLGALAKVPQPTVAAISGYCLGSGLELALGADRRIIGDNVKLGLPQIKSGLIPLAGIRRLSLLIGPGPAKDLVYTGRFVEPDEAKELGLVDEVVAPDDVFNAAMRWANQFTDGPTRALAAAKAVFEAGPHGLDRARTEWADLFTTEDARIGTKSNLVDGPGSATFVGR, from the coding sequence ATGGCCGAATTCGTGACCCTCGAGCTGCCCGCTGACGACGCCGCGCGTGGTGTGGCCGTGCTGCGGATGAACCGCCCGCCGATGAATCGGGTCAGCGTGCAGCTGGTGCGCGAGGTGGCGGCGGCCGCGGCTGCCGTGGCGGCGGATCCCCGGGTCGCGGCCCTGGTCGTGTACGGCGACGAGCGGGTGTTCTCGGCCGGTGACGAGCTCGCCGAACTGTCCGAGCTGAGCCCGGCACAGGCCGCCGCGATGGCCGCTGACGTGCAGGCGGGCCTTGGCGCACTGGCCAAGGTCCCGCAGCCGACGGTCGCCGCGATCAGCGGCTACTGCCTGGGCAGCGGTCTGGAACTCGCGCTCGGCGCAGACCGCCGGATCATCGGCGACAACGTGAAACTCGGTCTGCCGCAGATCAAGTCCGGTCTCATCCCGCTCGCCGGCATCCGCCGCCTGTCCTTGCTCATCGGCCCGGGTCCGGCCAAAGACCTGGTCTACACCGGCCGTTTCGTCGAGCCGGACGAGGCGAAGGAACTCGGCCTGGTCGACGAGGTCGTCGCCCCGGACGACGTCTTCAACGCCGCCATGCGCTGGGCGAACCAGTTCACCGACGGCCCGACCCGAGCCCTCGCGGCCGCCAAGGCCGTCTTCGAAGCAGGCCCGCACGGCCTGGATCGCGCCCGCACCGAATGGGCCGACCTCTTCACGACCGAGGATGCTCGCATCGGGACGAAGTCGAACCTTGTCGACGGTCCTGGCTCCGCCACCTTCGTCGGTCGCTGA
- a CDS encoding electron transfer flavoprotein subunit beta/FixA family protein — MPNIVVLIKQVPDTWSERKLTDGDYTLDREAADAVLDEINERAVEEALLIKEAQGGEVTVLAAGPDRATEAIRKALSMGADKAIHINDPAIHGSDAVQTAWVLASALGQVEGVELVIAGNEATDGRAGAVPAIIAEYLGLPQLTHLRKLTVDGDKITGERETDEGVFKLEASLPAIVSVTEKINEPRFPSFKGIMAAKKKEVQTLTLEDLGVDPSTVGVGNAGTAVTSATPKPPRTAGEKIADEGDGGTKIAQYLVGQKII; from the coding sequence ATGCCGAACATCGTCGTACTCATCAAGCAGGTTCCTGACACCTGGTCCGAGCGCAAGCTGACCGATGGTGACTACACCCTCGATCGCGAAGCCGCCGACGCCGTCCTGGACGAGATCAACGAGCGCGCTGTCGAAGAGGCGCTGCTGATCAAGGAGGCGCAGGGCGGCGAGGTCACCGTGCTGGCCGCCGGTCCGGACCGCGCCACCGAGGCCATCCGCAAGGCGCTGTCCATGGGCGCCGACAAGGCCATCCACATCAACGACCCGGCGATCCACGGCTCCGACGCCGTGCAGACCGCCTGGGTGCTGGCCAGCGCGCTGGGCCAGGTCGAAGGCGTCGAGCTGGTCATCGCCGGTAACGAGGCCACCGACGGCCGCGCCGGTGCGGTCCCCGCGATCATCGCCGAGTACCTCGGCCTGCCGCAGCTGACCCACCTGCGCAAGCTCACCGTCGACGGCGACAAGATCACCGGCGAGCGCGAGACCGACGAGGGCGTCTTCAAGCTCGAAGCCTCCCTCCCGGCCATCGTCTCGGTCACCGAGAAGATCAACGAGCCGCGCTTCCCCTCCTTCAAGGGCATCATGGCCGCGAAGAAGAAGGAAGTGCAGACGCTGACCCTGGAAGACCTGGGCGTCGATCCGTCGACCGTGGGTGTCGGGAACGCGGGCACCGCGGTCACCTCCGCCACCCCCAAGCCCCCCCGCACCGCCGGCGAGAAGATCGCCGACGAAGGCGACGGCGGCACCAAGATCGCCCAGTACCTCGTCGGCCAGAAGATCATCTGA